One Deinococcus radiopugnans ATCC 19172 genomic window, CCCCGCCGGCCGTCTGCGTGCACAGCACCGGCGTGTAGCCCTGCTGGGCGAGCGCGCCGCCCACGACCTCGGCGAACGCCGGGAAGATCGGGTTCTGCAGCTCGGGCAGCACCAGGCCGACCAGCCGGGCCCGCTCCCCGCGCAGCTTGGTGGGCCGCTCGTAGCCGAGCACGTCGAGCGCGGTCAGCACCGCCTGGCGCGTCTGCTCGGAGACCCCGCTGCGGCCGTTGAGCACGCGGCTCACCGTCGCCTCGGACACCCCGACCTTCTGCGCGACCTCCGCCAGCCGTCCAGCCATGCGCGCAAGTCTACGACCGGATCGCGCAAGCGA contains:
- a CDS encoding LacI family DNA-binding transcriptional regulator, whose product is MAGRLAEVAQKVGVSEATVSRVLNGRSGVSEQTRQAVLTALDVLGYERPTKLRGERARLVGLVLPELQNPIFPAFAEVVGGALAQQGYTPVLCTQTAGG